One window of Nymphaea colorata isolate Beijing-Zhang1983 chromosome 1, ASM883128v2, whole genome shotgun sequence genomic DNA carries:
- the LOC116265216 gene encoding serine/threonine-protein kinase SAPK7-like — MEKYEVVKEIGAGNFGVARLFRNKQTKELVAIKFIERGHRIDENVAREIINHRSLRHPNIIRFKEVVLTPTHLGIVMEYAAGGELFERICNAGRFSEDEARYFFQQLISGVSYCHSMQICHRDLKLENTLLDGSPAPRLKICDFGYSKSSLLHSRPKSTVGTPAYIAPEVLSRREYDGKMADVWSCGVTLYVMLVGAYPFEDPEDPKNFRKTIGRIMNVQYKIPDYVHISQDCRQLLSRIFVANPARRIAIREIKTHPWFLRNLPRELTEAAQAVYYQRGNPNLYPQSVEDIMKIVGEARTPPPSSRPIPGFGWGAVEEEEEDEEEAEEGDEAKGEEKQGKKEEECDEEDEEDEYDKNVKEAQKSCNVKVT, encoded by the exons ATGGAGAAATACGAAGTAGTGAAGGAGATAGGAGCGGGGAACTTCGGGGTCGCCAGGCTGTTCAGGAACAAGCAGACTAAGGAGCTCGTCGCCATTAAGTTCATCGAAAGGGGTCACAGG ATCGATGAGAATGTGGCGAGGGAGATCATAAATCACCGGTCGCTCCGCCATCCCAACATAATCAGGTTCAAAGAG GTGGTGTTAACTCCAACTCATCTTGGGATTGTGATGGAGTATGCTGCGGGTGGAGAGCTCTTCGAGCGCATCTGCAACGCTGGGCGTTTCAGCGAAGATGAG GCAAGGTATTTCTTTCAGCAGCTTATTTCAGGAGTGAGCTATTGCCATTCCATG CAAATCTGTCATCGTGATTTAAAGCTGGAGAACACTCTCTTGGACGGTAGCCCTGCACCTCGCCTCAAGATTTGCGATTTCGGGTACTCCAAG TCGTCTTTGCTCCACTCAAGGCCTAAATCTACGGTCGGAACTCCTGCTTACATAGCACCGGAAGTTCTTTCACGACGAGAATACGATGGAAAG ATGGCTGATGTTTGGTCCTGTGGCGTGACGCTTTACGTTATGCTGGTCGGAGCTTACCCCTTCGAAGATCCAGAGGACCCCAAGAATTTCAGGAAGACAATCGGA CGCATCATGAATGTACAGTATAAGATCCCAGATTACGTCCACATCTCTCAGGATTGCAGGCAGCTTCTCTCAAGGATATTCGTAGCGAATCCTGCCAGG AGGATTGCAATCAGGGAGATCAAAACTCATCCTTGGTTTCTAAGGAACCTGCCTAGAGAGCTCACTGAGGCAGCACAGGCTGTGTACTACCAACGTGGCAACCCCAACTTATATCCCCAGAGTGTAGAGGATATCATGAAGATTGTAGGTGAGGCGAGAACACCCCCTCCTTCTTCACGGCCTATCCCCGGGTTCGGGTGGGGAGccgtggaagaagaagaagaggacgaagaagaagcagaagaaggagATGAGGCCAAGGGAGAGGAGAAGCAAGGTAAGAAGGAGGAGGAATGCGAcgaggaggatgaggaggatGAGTACGATAAGAACGTCAAGGAGGCACAGAAGAGCTGCAATGTCAAAGTTACCTGA